GTGTGGCGGCCGTTGCCTCTCGGGCGAGTCGTTTCCACATGCCGTGTAGCTGGCGGGCAAGAGTGTCATTATCGATATCCTGTACGCCACGCTTAGCCAATACCACGATGTCCATCGAGGGAAGGCGGTGCTGGCGAAGTCGAATGGATTCTCTAACAAGACGCTTGAAGCGGTTACGATCGACGGCGAGCTTGACGTTCTTCTTACTGACCACAAAACCAACGCGAGGATGACCTCGAGGCGAAAAGCGCGCGAGCGCCATCATGCCTTTGCCGTGGACCTTGAGGTCTGCCTGCTCGAATACGTGGCTGAAATCCCCGGCATTCAGTAAACGTAAAT
The window above is part of the Halomonas sp. GD1P12 genome. Proteins encoded here:
- the rnpA gene encoding ribonuclease P protein component, translated to MSHQGFPRDLRLLNAGDFSHVFEQADLKVHGKGMMALARFSPRGHPRVGFVVSKKNVKLAVDRNRFKRLVRESIRLRQHRLPSMDIVVLAKRGVQDIDNDTLARQLHGMWKRLAREATAATPPSPLENATHGA